Below is a genomic region from Chelmon rostratus isolate fCheRos1 chromosome 7, fCheRos1.pri, whole genome shotgun sequence.
tgtgtatttatgttaaattgttttctttgttttgcttttttttgtgcttcagtTTTCGGAAGGACCTGCAGTGGGTACTGGTGAACACATATGTGCCTTCTCTCATCCAAGATGGTCCACAGTAAGTTATTTGGCCACAGTGTCAGTTTTATACTTCATCACACCTTGATCTACAATTGACAGAGACAGCACTTTTATAACaagaaataaaactgttgcCACAACTGTTGTATGTACAGTGGGGCTATTGTGTTATTAGCCCTGCCTGAGAACATTCATGTTCAAGTCCTTAAATGTGACACGTTTGTCAGggtgtgactgtgagtgtgttgtcTGTTTACTTTTAAGGTGTGGTCTGGTGGCTTTGTGGATGTCTGCTCATCTTCGACAGCCACAGCTGAGTCTTGACATGGAAACCGTTGTTCAGACAGCGCTGAGCAGGGGATACACGGCACAGggtgaaatgttttcaggtaatgtatgtgtgtaataGGGCCGTACTTCATTGTGCTTCATTCATAACATTTGAATTGAcattgaattattattttttttgcatgtctattcattctgtttaaatcTGGTACTTCTCTACAGTTGCAGACACAGATTAGGCTGCTCTAATGTTATCAGTATTATACTATTTGTAGAATTGGATTCAAGTGGTGGCTGCGGAGGATTGTTTTCGACTCTTGTGATCGAATTTCCTCGAGAGCGTTGTAAAGTCTGATCTGTGTATCTGCATTCGCTCGGCACCCCATCAagacatcatcactgtcataCCAGATATTCATACAGATAATGATGCCCTTTCTATTAAGTGGCAGCAGAAGTTTTCTGATAGCACAGCAAAGTGTTGAATCCTCCTTCAGGCAAAATCATACCTTGATGTCACCAGGTTGTAGCCAAACGTGCAAATATGACAGTAAACTCctggaaacaaatgcaggacgtagtttaaaaaatgtggaaGTTATAACCAAGTTTCCAACTAAAGCTTGCTTTTTAGTCGTAATTCACTCGTTATGCTTTACAGACTACTAAAATTCaatttcacactgtgttgaGTTTATGGTGGTTTCTTTATGTTCTCattaagatttttattttgtcagctgCCAACATGGCCCTGCTGGCAGAGGAGGTTTGTGGCTgtgaggcagagctgctgtgtgggGGTTTAAGTGGTAACAATGCTGCAGCCATCATCACACACCTGTGGGGGAGCCAGCCGGTTCTCATCCCGTATCCGAGACCCAAGCAGAACTGACAAGActtcattctgtgttttttttaaacttatgtCATAAAAGAAAAGTTTATGATTACAGTACAAATTCCTTGACAGTATGTATAGATATGATGAGGACTTCAACCATGAGCCATGCCAGCGTAGTGGCCACAGGGCGCACTGGGCAGCCGCTTCAGGTAAGACTAGATTAGACTAGACTAGACTAGGCCTTATTGTGAAAAGCTTAACTTCAgtgaacaaacaaactgaaccatCAGTCTGACTCATGAAGCTGGGGTCTGGGTGTATTATTCTTTAATTATACTTAGTGACATTTCTTACTTTGAGGCCTCAAAGTTGTTAATTTGGTCAAATAGTCTTGAAAAATTCCATCCTATGTGTTGGACGTGAATGGTGGATGTGAAGGAGAATTCATAAAGACTTCGGACAAGACAACCGCGGTGCTTTGAGAATCTGACTGCGCTTACACTTGGCTACATCATTATGTGATGGTACATGTTATTGACGTGGGTCTGCTGTGGCAAAACTATTCTGGTTTGAAGATGAATTACTAGAAACACATCTTGgatatttctccctctgtgttctTCTCGTGTTGTTTCATGCAGGCCAAAAAAGGTGGACAACCCATTGAAAAATATGACTTCATTTCCAAGGTTGGAATTGGAAAAGGAATATAGATATGGATGTGGGAAGCAGAATTAATGAGGGGGCTGCAGCACCCCCTGAAACCATGCAAAAACTATGACttcatgagagagagagatcataTCGCTGATTATGATCTGATTATTGGCTTGTGAAGAAGCACCACATGACTCGATTGTGCTTTGAAGTCGTTACAGCTGATACAGGCTGTGGATGTGTCATGTGAAGTTGTTGTCTTGAACAGCTGAGTGGTGCATCACTTTAAATGCTGCCGCCACTTGGAATTGTGGGACAGCATTATCTCCTTTTCTCTCGTAAAGGATGGTCCACTGTATCCCATGCTAAAGGAGATAAGAGAGGAAGCGCTGAAGCATCTTTCTGTAGCATTTAGAGGACTTGACCACCTCTCATAATGGCTGCAACTTAGATACTTTAGGCTCGTTTCACTCAGTCAGGAACCTTCCTAAGCAAAAGAGACTATTCGACTGACttatttaaagcagctttatGAAACAGAATTGACTGAAAATGGTAAATTACTGAAATGAGCCTGGTCTAACTGGTGTGAAAACCTAATCATATCTGTTTCGTTCCAGGTGTTCTCCTCGGTTTGGAGCAGGGCAGCCTGAGCAAAGAGCAAACCCAACCTGATCCCACTCTGCCCTGGCTCTCCCTCgccactgacagcagctgtccTTGTCCTGACGGTAGCACAGCAGTCAAAGAGGTTTACATCCTGGCTAAGCAGGGTAAAAGCCTGCGCTACCAGCTGTGGAGTTTGGACAGCGTAGCTCACAGCAACCTGCAGCTGAGGACGATGGACCCTCAGAGAGCTAATGACGGGAACCAGTACGTGGTTCCTCAAGGAGGAGTGGAAGCCGGCCTGGCTGGACAGGCGGTGTTGCTCCACACAAGGACACAGAAGCAGAAATGAGTGTGATGCAGGCCCCAGCTGTGTGAAGAACAGGCGATCCAGGTTGCAGCATCTGACCTGTAGTCCACATGCCACATGTACATgggtatttttttaaaacatggtttttcctccttcattctCAGAAAAAATGCTGTCCATGTAAgcactgtttgaaaaaaaaattcttcatCCATATGAAAGCACAGTTGAAGAGCCGTCAAGAGCATGCTAAACCAACAGGTGGCgatataaccctaaccctaaagccaTGGTGGCCAGTCACAAGTCTTGGGGGAAAAAGCTATTACCTGTAGGCTACCTGCAGCTAGAGGTCCCATCTTACCTTGGCCAAGGCCAAACAGTTTCTGAATATGTTCTCCATGGAAGCGGGTTGacctaaaactgtgtttgtgtggatgaaaGGCTGAAACTCGTGTACCTGTGTAAATGTGGATAAGACTCAGGAAAATACACTATTATCACAGCACACTGTCTCACACCCCTGGATCCTGAATGCAGTTTTTATGCAGAATTATATTTATGTCTTGCAGGTTCACACTGTGATGAATCATCACGCTTGGTGCTTAATacatctgactgactgaatggaATATATTTATACAATAAATTGTTTAAATTCTTGATTCACTGCCTGCCTGTTATGGGATAGTCAGTAACAGAAAT
It encodes:
- the c7h19orf54 gene encoding UPF0692 protein C19orf54 homolog; the protein is MSEESPRSPPPPPAPGPPHPSSSAPKKKLYQTIASSRSPVEGNHTEALLLLSQRESSFRKDLQWVLVNTYVPSLIQDGPQCGLVALWMSAHLRQPQLSLDMETVVQTALSRGYTAQGEMFSAANMALLAEEVCGCEAELLCGGLSGNNAAAIITHLWGSQPVLIPYDEDFNHEPCQRSGHRAHWAAASGVLLGLEQGSLSKEQTQPDPTLPWLSLATDSSCPCPDGSTAVKEVYILAKQGKSLRYQLWSLDSVAHSNLQLRTMDPQRANDGNQYVVPQGGVEAGLAGQAVLLHTRTQKQK